In Nomia melanderi isolate GNS246 chromosome 4, iyNomMela1, whole genome shotgun sequence, the following are encoded in one genomic region:
- the osa gene encoding trithorax group protein osa isoform X3: MAATQAESQQNDVKLNESVKCAQKRPQVGGNSASVNAKQQLDPEPGDKVSRGAAQLLKYVNRGGDTGFEMSQYREDISGHTAGEVKSPREAGQAPQESIGKQEPLDAPGHPNHPGHPFTSNVIRDYSDEYTNKSNEFPSKSLTDYPAKQIPEYVGKHGDFPGKQLEYHGKHLIHESERVHRADMEEHYAASKIESRLAYVGATPSSFPGQPRFLSGQSISQATGPTPTLNQLLQASTPVHRFHGNYPGIGPETYQQAWPIQRPPVVPPVYPQPGQRPPQTGSPRLHAGPGGPSSPTPMPYQQYTQRYSSPTRPHAPYSHHQINSYTTQTSHPSSLYTEQRGWNQGGPPNPPPPPSNQANPSSQSPQRALSQSPAPPPSASPQPQSTGQSQSFHNLQQRSTTPNTQGIDSGELSGQNSNDSSNGPACPGTPNSQGMRPTPSPTGSTGSRSMSPAVGQQNVQMPPRPSSSQSDGSGPARMSHSPMTTQVAYQQPLGPSPHMHTYKMNNTGPGVVQPGPGATNLGGINPMAGGMGYAAGGTAAGQPGGYHAQSTYPPPRPHVQFPQGYPSPANSQPPPNNQYQAPNRPNNLVQYPPYTHKMGFNSVPPGMPPSPGPPQVYGGSNTTGMVPPGTPGVAVIGNMGPPASSMGPPPPSPNHISSQPPSTSSAVSHLHTPAATPPLNHEGSPMPPPSTTPNSHPTSTPTSTSHSSSDLTTETSNDNGITTTASVTSSINVTSTSSGTVTSVITTGPDGTSLDEGSQQSTLSNASAASGEDPAFTPKVRKEMMGAYHSHPTTPQSTVPSPGAASINSIHEEYPDMNSPGWPRTPASPVFNSHVPQDPYRSKKPDSLAKLYEMDDSMERRTWLDKLVNFMEERRTPITSCPTISKNPLDLFRLYLYVKERGGFMEVTKNKTWKDIAGLLGIGASSSAAYTLRKHYTKHLLAYECHFDRGGVDPQPIINQVEAGSKKKGSKGTASVPSPGSSNSQDSFPAGSSNASMDGYGSYQSGYTAGTPGGPSSEYTPPPPRPPSQSSAPSPHQGGSNQGGQNSAKPFDNSVGRSARKSNAAPYPGPLRTPGIQQTSYQNTGSYQNYPQDQYIRPQGNTLSQQGEFNQPYSPRSHYSPYVPDVDRGYPGGNMPPNNATGQDIYNRYSSSQQTASYPAGTPPNARSNSYPSAPQTHPATVPQQTATSQPSSPSQPSAASSYSCPQDYYRQEQSGYGAPAGTQIYSGGASANKNMPPPPPGPNPPRRHPDFAKDQQYPQYNQQRPAYPGWPNTTTQYNSNSGSSRVQYPSQQPQTQTQPQPQQSQQPTPPVGPVAPTPAAGGIASSQQWVNQQPSRTTPQPTLNAIAHAPPPWDHRYSNQPSPLYPAPGNHQNQLGINPMISQQPTSKREMTFPPDSVEAVTPLLYKRRKLTRADVAPVEAWRIMMALRSGLLAESCWALDVLNILLFDDSSVSYFGLTHLPGLLDVLLEHFSRSLSDMFESPVNEDDRNWNQSAEGPEVDLGAVTRPIDPEDRTKLLSSSNYTFLSRRGRPVKIVPRDDDLFVLDTRRSWDHQECESETEPWQVDTNTTKYIVTCFQSEIGSVPFARLLRDEKPPLLQKEVECTDSKDETKVDPSTFEASEFSQKATELGEKPKEANEKKQLDKKKKTKTLSDVLSRIKKEPVEMNDLTRELFEKKNDGFKKECEAEAKVNNNMGEHFPDMQKTDEEIIPTQNGLNDTTITNAELEKTEIKVENEEQQESIPKDDDNKEGPRLKIRDPAGTLKRRRISDYEDESYSRDEASLYLVTETQDNLARRCVCLSTILRNLTFIPGNEAEFAKNVTFLSLLGKLLLLHHEHPARTQKTRNYDREEDADFADSCSSLQGENEWWWDFLHHIRENVLVMAANIAGHLDLSQHPEEISRPVLDGLLHWAVCPAAHGQDPFPTVGPNSSLSPQRLALEALCKLCVTECNVDLVVATPPYSRLQRLCSVLTRLLCRSEEQVLREFGVNLLHFLSAADSGVARTIALQTPCVALLVAFIEQAESSALGVANQHGLAALRDNPESMGTSLDMLRRAAGTLLNLARHPDNRTLLLQHESRLLALVMSQILDQQVAAIVARVLFQCSRGA, from the exons ATGGCTGCGACGCAAGCCGAGAGCCAACAAAACGATGTGAAGCTGAACGAGTCCGTGAAATGCGCACAGAAACGTCCGCAAGTCGGTGGGAATAGTGCGAGTGTTAACGCGAAGCAGCAGCTGGATCCAGAGCCGGGTGATAAAGTGTCCCGGGGCGCGGCCCAGCTGCTTAAATATGTGAATCGCGGCGGGGACACGGGTTTCGAGATGAGTCAATACCGCGAGGACATTAGTGGACACACTGCCGGTGAGGTAAAATCACCTAGAGAGGCTGGCCAGGCGCCTCAAGAATCTATCGGCAAGCAAGAGCCTCTCGACGCGCCCGGTCATCCGAACCATCCCGGACATCCGTTCACGTCGAACGTAATACGTGATTACTCGGACGAGTATACTAACAAATCGAACGAGTTTCCCTCCAAGTCGTTGACCGATTATCCGGCCAAGCAGATACCGGAGTACGTGGGAAAGCATGGAGATTTTCCAGGGAAACAATTGGAGTATCATGGTAAACACTTAATACATGAAAGTGAAAGAGTCCATCGGGCAGACATGGAAGAGCATTATGCAGCTTCCAAGATTGAATCACGATTGGCATATGTAGGGGCTACGCCAAGCAGCTTTCCAGGACAGCCAAGGTTTCTGTCTGGTCAAAGTATATCGCAAGCTACGGGTCCAACCCCGACATTAAATCAGTTACTTCAAGCATCCACACCGGTGCATCGGTTTCATGGAAATTATCCTGGAATCGGACCCGAAACTTATCAACAAGCTTGGCCTATTCAACGACCGCCAGTTGTACCTCCGGTTTATCCTCAACCCGGTCAACGACCACCACAGACG GGGTCACCAAGATTACACGCAGGGCCTGGAGGACCAAGTTCTCCAACTCCTATGCCATATCAACAATACACGCAACGTTATTCTTCTCCTACAAGACCTCATGCACCGTATAGTCACCATCAG ATAAACTCATACACTACGCAAACAAGTCATCCTTCCAGTCTGTACACAGAGCAGAGGGGATGGAATCAAGGTGGACCACCGAATCCACCACCACCTCCATCTAATCAAGCTAATCCTTCCAGTCAGTCACCGCAACGTGCTCTTTCTCAATCTCCAGCACCACCACCTTCAGCATCCCCACAACCACAATCAACCGGCCAATCACAG AGTTTCCATAATCTGCAGCAAAGATCCACAACACCAAATACTCAAGGAATCGATTCAGGG GAATTGTCGGGACAAAACAGCAACGATAGTTCGAATGGACCAGCTTGTCCAGGAACACCAAACTCACAGGGGATGAGACCAACCCCTTCACCTACAGGATCCACAGGTTCTCGCTCAATGTCCCCTGCTGTTG GCCAACAAAACGTTCAGATGCCTCCACGTCCGTCAAGTAGCCAGTCAGATGGTAGTGGACCAGCACGAATGAGTCATTCTCCTATGACAACTCAAg TAGCATACCAGCAACCATTGGGTCCTTCACCACACATGCATACCTATAAAATGAACAACACTGGTCCTGGTGTTGTTCAACCAGGACCTGGTGCAACAAATCTTGGTGGAATAAACCCAATGGCTGGTGGGATGGGTTATGCAGCTGGTGGAACGGCTGCCGGTCAGCCTGGAGGTTACCATGCGCAAAGTACCTATCCTCCTCCACGTCCACATGTACAATTTCCACAAGGATATCCATCGCCAGCTAATTCACAACCACCACCTAATAATCAATATCAGGCTCCTAACAGACCCAACAATTTGGTGCAATATCCTCCATATACG caTAAAATGGGATTTAATAGTGTACCGCCAGGTATGCCACCCAGCCCTGGACCACCTCAAGTCTATGGAGGTAGTAATACAACAGGCATGGTACCTCCAGGTACACCTGGTGTAGCTGTAATCGGTAACATGGGACCTCCAGCAAGCTCCATGGGCCCTCCACCACCATCACCTAATCATATCAGCAGTCAGCCACCTTCAACAAGCTCTGCTGTGTCGCATTTACACACTCCTGCAGCCACACCACCTTTAAACCACGAGGGAAGTCCAATGCCTCCACCAAGTACCACCCCTAATTCACATCCCACTTCAACACCAACTTCGACCAGTCATAGTTCTTCGGACCTTACCACGGAAACATCAAATGACAATGGCATAACCACTACGGCTTCAG taaCGTCATCGATCAACGTCACGTCCACTTCAAGTGGTACTGTTACATCTGTAATAACAACTGGCCCTGATGGTACGTCATTAGACGAGGGTTCCCAGCAGTCTACATTGTCGAACGCATCAGCTG CCTCTGGGGAAGATCCAGCATTTACACCAAAGGTCCGGAAAGAAATGATGGGAGCGTATCATAGCCATCCAACTACACCGCAGAGTACAGTTCCGTCGCCTGGTGCTGCGAGTATCAATTCAATCCATGAAGAGTATCCTGACATGAACAGTCCTGGTTGGCCACGTACACCTGCTAGTCCt GTTTTTAACAGTCATGTGCCTCAAGACCCGTACAGATCTAAG AAACCAGATAGCCTGGCGAAACTGTACGAAATGGACGACTCGATGGAACGAAGAACATGGCTGGACAAATTAGTTAACTTCATGGAAGAACGAAGAACACCAATTACAAGCTGTCCTACCATCTCCAAGAACCCCCTCGACCTATTTCGGCTATACCTCTACGTTAAAGAGAGGGGGGGCTTCATGGAG GTGACAAAGAACAAAACGTGGAAAGACATAGCAGGCCTGCTTGGCATTGGCGCGAGCAGTAGTGCAGCCTACACATTACGGAAACACTACACTAAACACTTACTGGCATACGAATGCCATTTTGATCGCGGCGGTGTGGATCCTCAGCCCATCATAAATCAAGTCGAAGCTGGTTCGAAAAAGAAAGGATCAAAGGGAACTGCTTCTGTACCCTCGCCAG GGTCTTCCAATTCACAAGATTCCTTCCCTGCTGGATCGAGTAATGCTTCCATGGATGGTTATGGAAGTTATCAAAGTGGTTATACTGCCGGTACACCCGGAGGACCTTCTTCAGAGTATACGCCTCCCCCTCCTAGACCACCGAGCCAAAGTAGTGCTCCTTCGCCTCATCAAG GTGGTTCGAACCAGGGCGGGCAGAATAGCGCGAAACCGTTCGACAACAGTGTGGGACGCTCTGCTCGCAAGTCGAACGCAGCGCCCTACCCTGGTCCACTACGAACCCCAG GTATACAACAAACCAGTTACCAGAATACAGGTTCCTACCAAAACTATCCCCAAGATCAATATATCCGCCCTCAAGGAAACACGCTGTCTCAACAAGGAGAATTCAATCAACCTTACTCACCGAGGTCACATTATTCACCTTACGTACCGGACGTCGACAG GGGTTATCCTGGAGGGAATATGCCACCGAATAACGCCACTGGACAAGATATATACAATAGATATAGTAGTAGTCAACAAACTGCAAGTTATCCAGCTGGGACACCACCGAACGCTAGAAGTAACAGCTATCCGTCTGCGCCGCAGACACATCCGGCTACTGTACCGCAACAAACAGCTACCAGTCAACCTTCTTCGCCCTCCCAGCCTTCCGCTGCTTCGTCTTATTCGTGCCCACAAGATTATTATCGACAGGAACAG AGTGGTTATGGAGCCCCCGCTGGGACACAGATATACTCAGGAGGCGCGAGTGCAAACAAGAACATGCCTCCGCCACCGCCGGGACCAAACCCGCCCAGGCGTCATCCTGATTTTGCCAAAGACCAACAGTATCCTCAATATAATCAGCAAAGACCAGCATATCCAG GATGGCCAAACACAACCACTCAGTACAATAGCAATAGTGGGAGCAGTAGGGTTCAATATCCGTCACAACAACCGCAAACGCAAACACAGCCACAACCGCAGCAATCGCAGCAACCGACGCCACCGGTTGGCCCTGTTGCCCCTACACCGGCAGCGGGAGGAATTGCCAGTAGTCAACAGTGGGTTAATCAACAGCCAAGTAGAACAACTCCTCAACCAACTCTGAACGCTATAGCACATGCTCCTCCTCCGTGGGATCATCGATATTCGAATCAACCGTCCCCTCTTTATCCTGCACCTGGAAATCACCAG AATCAGCTCGGGATAAATCCCATGATCAGCCAGCAACCTACTTCGAAAAGAGAAATGACATTCCCTCCCGACAGCGTGGAAGCAGTGACCCCGCTGCTTTACAAGCGACGGAAGTTGACACGCGCCGACGTCGCGCCGGTAGAAGCTTGGCGCATAATGATGGCTTTACGATCTGGCCTATTAGCTGAAAGTTGTTGGGCTCTTGACGTActaaacatattattatttgatgATTCTTCT GTAAGTTATTTTGGGTTGACGCATTTACCTGGACTGTTGGACGTGTTACTGGAACATTTCTCGCGCTCTCTATCGGACATGTTCGAGTCGCCCGTGAACGAGGACGACCGCAACTGGAACCAATCGGCGGAGGGGCCGGAGGTAGATCTGGGCGCGGTGACCCGACCGATCGACCCCGAGGACCGAACCAAACTGTTGTCGTCGTcgaattacacatttttatcgAGAAGGGGTCGCCCGGTGAAGATCGTTCCGAGGGACGACGACCTGTTCGTCCTGGACACGCGAAGGTCTTGGGACCATCAGGAGTGCGAGTCGGAGACCGAGCCCTGGCAAGTCGACACTAACACCACCAAATACATAGTGACCTGCTTTCAGTCGGAAATAGGATCGGTACCGTTCGCGCGCCTCCTCAGAGACGAGAAACCGCCGTTGCTGCAGAAGGAGGTGGAGTGCACGGATTCGAAGGACGAGACCAAAGTGGATCCGAGCACGTTCGAGGCGTCGGAGTTCTCGCAGAAGGCCACCGAGCTCGGCGAGAAACCGAAGGAGGCCAACGAGAAGAAGCAGCTggacaagaagaagaaaacgaaaacctTGAGCGACGTACTGTCCAGGATCAAGAAGGAACCGGTGGAAATGAACGATTTGACGAGAGAGCTGTTCGAGAAGAAGAACGACGGTTTCAAGAAGGAGTGCGAGGCCGAGGCGAAGGTGAACAACAACATGGGCGAGCATTTCCCCGATATGCAGAAGACTGACGAGGAGATAATCCCGACGCAGAACGGGCTGAACGACACGACGATAACCAACGCGGAGTTGGAGAAGACAGAGATCAAGGTGGAGAACGAGGAGCAACAGGAGTCGATACCGAAGGACGACGACAACAAGGAGGGACCAAGATTAAAAATAAGAGATCCGGCGGGCACGCTGAAGAGAAGGCGAATAAGCGACTACGAGGACGAGAGTTACTCGAGGGACGAGGCGAGCCTGTACCTCGTCACCGAAACGCAGGACAACCTGGCCCGACGTTGCGTCTGCCTCTCTACGATATTAAGGAATCTCACATTTATACCGGGCAACGAGGCCGAGTTCGCCAAGAACGTGACTTTCTTGAGTCTCCTCGGCAAGCTGTTGTTGCTGCATCACGAGCATCCCGCCAGGACGCAGAAGACGCGCAACTACGACCGGGAGGAGGACGCCGATTTCGCGGATTCGTGCAGCAGCCTGCAAGGTGAAAACGAATGGTGGTGGGACTTCTTGCATCATATTAGAGAAAACGTATTGGTGATGGCGGCGAACATAGCCGGACATTTGGATCTAAGTCAGCACCCGGAGGAGATATCCCGGCCAGTGTTGGACGGCCTTTTGCACTGGGCGGTATGCCCGGCCGCCCACGGCCAGGACCCTTTCCCCACGGTCGGGCCGAACTCGTCCCTGTCGCCCCAGAGATTAGCGCTGGAGGCGCTCTGCAAGCTTTGCGTCACCGAATGCAACGTGGACCTGGTCGTCGCGACGCCCCCCTACTCGAGGCTCCAAAGACTCTGCTCCGTGTTGACCAGGCTACTGTGCCGGAGCGAAGAGCAAGTGTTGCGCGAGTTCGGCGTGAATCTGCTTCATTTCCTCTCCGCGGCCGACAGCGGGGTGGCGCGCACGATCGCCCTGCAGACACCGTGCGTCGCGTTGTTGGTCGCGTTCATCGAGCAGGCGGAATCGAGCGCGCTCGGAGTCGCCAATCAGCACGGGTTGGCCGCGTTACGGGACAATCCGGAATCGATGGGCACCAGCCTGGACATGCTGAGACGCGCGGCCGGTACCTTGCTCAACCTTGCCAGGCATCCGGACAACAGGACTCTGCTCTTACAGCACGAGTCACGGCTACTTGCCCTAGTGATGAGTCAAATCCTGGATCAGCAGGTGGCCGCGATTGTTGCTCGTGTATTGTTCCAATGTTCCAGAGGCGCGTAA